In Aquiflexum balticum DSM 16537, a single genomic region encodes these proteins:
- the rplM gene encoding 50S ribosomal protein L13: MDTLSYKTISANDTTVEKNWVVVDAQSAVLGRFASEVAKILRGKHKPYYTPHVDCGDNVIVINADKVRLTGRKMDEKVYVRHTGYPGGQRISTPKLLKQKSSSILVEKAVRGMLPKTRLGRELYRNLFVYNGSEHPHAAQQPKEVKF, translated from the coding sequence GTGGATACATTAAGCTACAAGACCATATCAGCAAATGATACTACTGTAGAGAAAAACTGGGTTGTAGTGGATGCCCAGTCTGCAGTATTAGGTAGATTTGCCAGTGAGGTCGCAAAAATCCTGAGGGGTAAGCACAAGCCTTATTACACCCCTCACGTAGACTGCGGAGACAACGTGATTGTCATCAATGCAGACAAAGTAAGGCTGACAGGAAGAAAGATGGACGAAAAAGTCTATGTACGCCATACTGGATATCCAGGTGGTCAGCGAATTTCCACGCCAAAATTATTGAAGCAGAAGTCTTCTTCGATTTTAGTGGAAAAAGCTGTCAGAGGCATGCTCCCCAAAACAAGACTGGGAAGAGAGCTCTACAGAAATCTATTCGTTTATAACGGTTCTGAGCATCCTCATGCTGCCCAGCAACCAAAAGAAGTTAAATTTTAA
- the queA gene encoding tRNA preQ1(34) S-adenosylmethionine ribosyltransferase-isomerase QueA: MKLSDFKFDVPKKLISLYPAANRDESRLMVIHRKTGQIEHRLFKEIIEYFGEGDVFVMNNTKVFPARLYGNKEKTGAKIEVFLLRELNQELRLWDVLVDPARKIRVGNKLYFGDSDLVAEVIDNTTSRGRTIRFLFDGTDEEFYKTIDTLGETPILKEFIDRKVEAEDRERYQTIFAKHVGAVAAPTAGLHFTPHLLKRLELKGVEISPITLHVGLGTFRQVDVEDLTKHKMDSENYDIPEATVELVNKALDNKKRVVSVGTTTLKTIESSVTANGRLKASSGWTDKFIIPPYEFKIANSLITNFHLPESTLLMTASAFGGYDLIMKAYQEAIKEKYRFFSYGDAMLIL; encoded by the coding sequence ATGAAGTTATCAGACTTTAAATTCGACGTCCCCAAAAAATTAATTTCTTTATACCCCGCAGCCAACAGAGACGAATCCCGTCTTATGGTGATTCATAGAAAGACAGGTCAGATTGAGCATCGTCTTTTCAAGGAAATCATAGAGTATTTCGGTGAAGGTGATGTTTTTGTAATGAACAACACCAAGGTTTTCCCAGCAAGATTATATGGTAATAAAGAAAAAACCGGTGCTAAAATTGAAGTTTTTTTATTAAGAGAATTGAATCAGGAATTGAGGCTTTGGGATGTGTTGGTTGACCCTGCAAGAAAAATCCGGGTAGGAAATAAGCTTTATTTCGGAGATAGTGATCTGGTAGCTGAGGTCATTGACAACACAACTTCCAGAGGAAGAACGATCAGATTTTTATTTGATGGTACTGACGAGGAATTTTACAAAACCATTGATACGCTTGGAGAGACCCCGATATTGAAAGAATTTATTGACAGGAAAGTGGAGGCGGAAGATAGAGAAAGATATCAAACTATTTTTGCAAAGCATGTTGGTGCTGTCGCTGCGCCTACAGCAGGATTGCACTTCACACCTCATTTGCTGAAAAGATTGGAATTAAAGGGAGTTGAGATTTCACCCATTACACTTCATGTAGGATTGGGAACGTTCAGACAGGTAGATGTTGAAGATTTGACCAAACATAAAATGGACTCAGAGAATTATGATATTCCTGAAGCCACAGTAGAATTGGTGAATAAGGCTTTGGATAACAAGAAAAGGGTAGTATCAGTTGGAACCACGACTTTAAAAACCATTGAATCCTCAGTGACTGCCAATGGAAGACTAAAAGCAAGTAGTGGTTGGACTGATAAGTTTATCATTCCACCATATGAATTCAAGATAGCAAATTCGCTTATCACCAATTTTCACCTTCCGGAATCCACATTATTGATGACGGCTTCTGCATTTGGAGGATACGATCTTATCATGAAAGCCTATCAGGAGGCGATCAAGGAAAAATATCGGTTTTTCTCCTATGGAGATGCGATGTTGATACTCTAA
- a CDS encoding septal ring lytic transglycosylase RlpA family protein yields MYYCFSFYHDKYHGRQTANGEIYRKGKLTAAHKTLPFGTKVKVTNLQNGKKVKVRINDRGPFVGGRIIDLSKKAARRIDMLDAGVAPVEIKYR; encoded by the coding sequence ATATATTATTGCTTTTCCTTCTACCATGACAAATACCATGGCCGACAGACTGCCAATGGAGAAATATACCGAAAAGGCAAATTGACCGCAGCCCATAAGACCTTACCATTTGGGACCAAAGTAAAGGTCACCAACTTACAAAATGGCAAGAAGGTGAAGGTAAGGATCAATGATCGGGGGCCATTTGTAGGCGGAAGGATTATCGATCTATCCAAAAAGGCAGCGCGGAGGATTGATATGCTAGATGCCGGTGTGGCACCTGTTGAAATTAAATACAGATAA
- a CDS encoding RluA family pseudouridine synthase: MKKINFKDLILFENEDYLVVNKLPYLSTLDDRHEAQNILDLAKQYTSDAQVCHRLDKETSGCLVIAKNPEAYRNIAMQFEDRKVDKIYHAVVEGIHEYKNLLVDRNIHANNKGFAKITKEGKPAQTYFTTLNTFYTHSLIECRPITGRLHQIRVHLAYLKSPICGDETYGGKPLYLSSLKRKFNLKKGTDEKPLMQRVSLHAYAIEFTGMDSSKIKVTAPYPKDFEVLMKQLEKNS, translated from the coding sequence ATGAAAAAGATCAATTTTAAAGACTTGATACTATTTGAAAACGAGGATTACCTTGTGGTCAATAAGCTTCCCTATTTATCAACTTTGGATGACAGGCATGAGGCACAGAATATCCTGGACTTGGCCAAGCAATATACCTCAGATGCCCAGGTATGCCATAGATTGGATAAAGAAACTTCCGGATGCCTTGTCATTGCAAAAAATCCCGAGGCTTACAGAAACATTGCCATGCAGTTTGAAGACCGGAAAGTTGACAAAATCTACCATGCGGTAGTGGAAGGCATCCATGAGTACAAAAATTTATTGGTAGACCGTAACATTCATGCCAATAACAAAGGTTTCGCCAAGATAACCAAAGAGGGAAAGCCTGCACAGACATATTTCACCACCTTGAATACGTTCTACACCCATTCATTGATTGAGTGTAGACCGATAACAGGAAGACTTCATCAGATACGGGTGCATTTGGCCTACTTGAAGTCTCCGATCTGCGGAGATGAAACTTATGGAGGAAAGCCGCTTTATCTATCTTCTTTAAAAAGAAAATTCAATCTTAAAAAGGGCACGGACGAAAAGCCCCTGATGCAGCGGGTTTCCCTTCATGCCTATGCCATTGAATTCACTGGAATGGACAGTTCCAAAATAAAAGTAACTGCCCCTTATCCCAAGGACTTCGAAGTATTGATGAAGCAATTGGAAAAAAACAGTTAA
- the recA gene encoding recombinase RecA produces MNSNTEKLKALQLTIDKLEKTYGKGTVMKLSDNTVQDIPAISTGSLGLDMALGIGGIPRGRVIEIYGPESSGKTTLTMHCIAEAQKAGGLAAFIDAEHAFDKKYAENLGIDIENLLISQPDNGEQALEIAEHLIRSGAIDIIVIDSVAALVPKGELEGEMGDSKMGLQARLMSQALRKLTGAINKTGCSCIFINQLRDKIGVMFGSPETTTGGNALKFYASVRLDIRRIGQIKEGADNVLGNRTKVKVVKNKVAPPFKVVEFDIMYGQGISKVGEIIDLGVEFDIIKKAGSWFSYEGNKLGQGRDTVKALLLDNPELMDELEVKIKEKAGLKTNPKSKNEAE; encoded by the coding sequence ATGAACTCAAATACAGAAAAACTGAAAGCCCTGCAACTTACCATAGACAAATTAGAAAAGACCTATGGTAAAGGTACTGTTATGAAACTAAGTGACAATACCGTTCAGGATATACCTGCAATTTCAACCGGTTCCTTGGGATTGGATATGGCATTGGGTATTGGAGGCATACCTAGGGGCAGGGTAATTGAAATCTACGGGCCGGAATCTTCCGGAAAAACCACACTTACCATGCATTGCATTGCAGAAGCTCAAAAGGCAGGTGGATTGGCGGCTTTTATTGATGCAGAACATGCCTTTGATAAAAAATATGCCGAAAATCTCGGAATAGATATTGAAAACCTGCTGATTTCACAACCTGACAACGGAGAACAGGCATTGGAAATTGCGGAGCATCTTATCCGTTCAGGCGCCATAGATATTATCGTTATTGATTCTGTGGCTGCATTGGTACCCAAGGGGGAACTTGAAGGGGAAATGGGAGACAGTAAGATGGGACTTCAGGCAAGATTGATGTCCCAAGCTTTGAGGAAATTAACCGGCGCGATCAATAAAACCGGTTGTTCATGTATTTTCATCAATCAGTTGAGAGACAAGATAGGTGTGATGTTTGGAAGTCCAGAAACAACCACAGGAGGAAATGCATTGAAATTTTATGCCTCGGTCCGTCTGGATATCCGTAGGATAGGTCAGATCAAAGAAGGTGCTGACAATGTGCTGGGTAACCGGACCAAAGTGAAAGTAGTGAAAAATAAAGTTGCTCCGCCTTTTAAGGTAGTGGAATTTGACATTATGTATGGTCAGGGAATCTCCAAAGTAGGTGAAATAATTGATCTGGGTGTTGAATTCGATATCATCAAAAAAGCAGGGTCATGGTTTTCTTATGAAGGTAACAAACTGGGGCAGGGCAGAGATACCGTTAAGGCATTATTATTGGATAATCCAGAATTGATGGACGAACTTGAAGTTAAAATCAAAGAAAAAGCAGGTTTGAAAACAAACCCAAAAAGTAAAAACGAAGCGGAGTGA
- a CDS encoding DUF3108 domain-containing protein has translation MKNHLNKSVVVTFFLILGITDAFSQKNKAFQKGEELLFKVSFGFFDAAEAKMVVNPTIYTVDSQPSYKIDVYGQTLGIFKLFKVNDNWGSYLDTTKIIPHQSYRHIEEGKYRKHEKVFFNHNKKNAKVKLYDRENINLVETKEYKVPENVQDIVSGFYYLRTMNLSGLKKGDQITLTGFFDKEIYNLKLIYGGKELIKTRLGSFDTFIFSPVMPKNKIFRGEQPVTVWITDDRNKIPIRIKAKLMVGSLDMEIMEAKGLRND, from the coding sequence ATGAAAAATCATCTAAATAAGTCAGTAGTTGTCACATTTTTTTTAATCCTTGGGATTACTGATGCTTTTTCTCAAAAAAACAAAGCATTTCAAAAAGGTGAAGAATTACTCTTCAAGGTGAGCTTCGGCTTTTTTGATGCAGCAGAAGCAAAGATGGTGGTAAATCCTACAATTTATACTGTAGACAGCCAACCATCCTACAAAATTGATGTCTACGGGCAGACATTGGGAATATTTAAACTTTTCAAAGTCAATGACAACTGGGGCAGTTATTTGGATACAACCAAAATCATCCCACATCAATCATATAGGCATATAGAGGAGGGTAAGTACAGAAAGCATGAGAAGGTGTTTTTCAATCACAATAAAAAGAATGCAAAAGTTAAACTATACGATAGGGAAAATATAAACCTGGTCGAAACCAAAGAGTATAAAGTTCCTGAAAACGTACAGGATATTGTCAGCGGTTTTTATTATTTAAGGACAATGAATTTAAGTGGACTCAAAAAAGGAGACCAAATTACTTTAACAGGTTTCTTTGATAAAGAAATATATAACCTAAAATTAATATACGGGGGAAAAGAATTGATAAAAACCAGATTGGGATCATTTGATACCTTTATTTTTTCTCCCGTTATGCCAAAAAATAAAATTTTCCGAGGGGAACAACCGGTCACTGTCTGGATTACTGATGACAGAAATAAAATTCCTATTAGAATAAAAGCCAAATTAATGGTTGGTTCTTTAGATATGGAAATTATGGAAGCTAAAGGTTTACGTAATGATTAA
- a CDS encoding 2-C-methyl-D-erythritol 4-phosphate cytidylyltransferase, whose amino-acid sequence MKRYAIIVAGGSGTRMGSAIPKQYLEIGGMPILMHTLSVFNFLDTEIDLILVIPESDFTFWENLCSQFDFKVPHKLVKGGNSRFQSVKNGLDSIGDIKGTVAIHDGVRPFVNPKVIEESFLKAEEFGSAIAVVDLKDSIRKLTEDGKSFFQDRQYFRLVQTPQTFLLDKIKKAYEVPELKHFTDDATVFEHQGWQVFLIPGNPGNLKITSPEDLEYASFLIQKKNK is encoded by the coding sequence ATGAAAAGATACGCTATTATTGTTGCAGGTGGCAGTGGAACAAGGATGGGGTCGGCCATACCCAAGCAATACCTCGAAATTGGAGGAATGCCCATATTGATGCATACTTTGTCCGTATTTAACTTTTTAGATACAGAAATAGACTTGATTTTGGTTATTCCTGAATCTGATTTTACTTTTTGGGAGAATTTGTGTTCTCAGTTTGACTTCAAAGTTCCCCATAAATTGGTAAAGGGCGGAAATAGCAGGTTTCAATCAGTAAAAAACGGTTTGGATTCCATTGGGGATATTAAGGGGACAGTGGCTATCCATGATGGGGTAAGACCTTTTGTAAACCCCAAGGTCATTGAGGAAAGTTTTTTGAAAGCGGAGGAATTCGGCTCTGCAATAGCGGTGGTGGACTTAAAGGATTCTATCAGGAAGCTGACAGAAGATGGCAAGTCATTTTTTCAGGACAGACAATATTTCCGGCTGGTCCAGACTCCCCAGACTTTTTTGCTTGACAAAATCAAAAAAGCCTACGAAGTCCCCGAATTGAAACATTTCACAGATGATGCCACTGTTTTTGAACATCAGGGTTGGCAGGTGTTTTTAATCCCGGGGAATCCGGGAAATTTAAAGATAACCTCACCTGAAGACTTGGAATACGCTTCTTTTCTGATTCAGAAAAAAAACAAGTGA
- a CDS encoding sensor histidine kinase, whose protein sequence is MLTTSRGISLVLALAISTLTVLFLLLLDDATPTLLVVAGSISFSVSYILMNVTLEFLIFNEISNIYGVLEKIQKKDYTSIPDKSDKLSISPLRKINKTINSYAQAKNKEIEALQKNAEFRKEFIADISHELKTPIFAAQGYVHTLLDGAVEDKSVRLKFLKRAAKSLNALDKLVQDMLTLNQMESGVVKFHFESFDLKEVIHEVIEELEHKASKRDMLIRFYYDKEKTYRTFADKEKIFRVCQNLISNSIKYNNDGGEIDVSLKIHKNQITVEVKDNGKGIPPEDLKRIFERFYRVDKSRNREKGGTGLGLAIVKHILEGHKSKISVSSTLGKGSIFSFELPLEKEEAVVSSNKLIK, encoded by the coding sequence ATGTTGACCACATCGCGGGGAATTTCTTTGGTATTGGCATTGGCCATTTCTACCCTAACGGTGTTATTTTTATTGCTTTTGGATGATGCTACACCGACGCTATTGGTCGTGGCGGGGAGTATTTCTTTTTCTGTTTCCTATATTTTGATGAATGTAACTTTGGAATTTTTGATTTTTAATGAAATCAGTAATATCTATGGAGTACTGGAAAAAATACAAAAAAAGGACTATACCAGTATTCCCGACAAGTCTGATAAATTGTCAATTTCACCTCTTAGAAAAATCAACAAGACCATCAATTCCTATGCACAGGCCAAAAACAAAGAAATAGAGGCTCTTCAGAAAAATGCGGAATTCAGAAAGGAGTTTATAGCTGATATATCCCACGAACTCAAAACACCGATTTTTGCAGCACAGGGATATGTCCACACGCTTTTGGATGGTGCCGTGGAAGATAAGTCTGTCAGATTGAAATTTTTGAAACGTGCTGCCAAGAGCCTTAATGCCCTTGACAAATTGGTGCAGGACATGTTGACCCTAAACCAAATGGAGAGCGGGGTCGTCAAATTTCATTTTGAATCATTTGATCTCAAAGAGGTGATCCATGAGGTAATTGAAGAATTGGAGCACAAGGCATCCAAAAGGGATATGTTGATCCGCTTTTACTATGACAAAGAAAAAACCTACAGGACTTTTGCGGATAAGGAGAAAATCTTCCGGGTATGCCAAAATCTGATTTCCAATTCCATCAAATACAACAATGATGGGGGAGAAATAGACGTGAGCCTGAAAATTCATAAAAATCAGATTACCGTTGAAGTGAAAGACAATGGCAAAGGCATCCCGCCCGAAGATCTTAAGAGAATATTTGAAAGATTTTATAGGGTAGATAAAAGCCGGAACAGGGAAAAGGGAGGTACAGGTCTTGGTCTCGCCATTGTCAAGCATATATTGGAAGGACATAAAAGCAAGATCTCTGTCAGCAGCACTTTGGGTAAAGGTTCTATTTTTAGTTTTGAGTTGCCATTGGAAAAAGAAGAGGCTGTAGTCTCAAGCAACAAACTTATCAAATAA
- a CDS encoding T9SS type A sorting domain-containing protein — translation MPSGGSISFKVDAKSVNGQTIKTRNITFYNFGSFMVFPNPSKGNFQIDLNPELEFKIEIIGLGHTIQRQHLSIKGDDMVDFSQLENGEYWLKIYYEEKLIHEQRIILKK, via the coding sequence ATGCCAAGCGGAGGAAGTATCAGTTTCAAAGTAGATGCAAAATCAGTAAACGGTCAAACCATAAAAACCAGGAATATTACGTTTTACAATTTCGGATCATTTATGGTATTTCCAAATCCATCCAAAGGAAACTTCCAAATCGACCTAAACCCGGAACTCGAATTTAAAATCGAAATTATTGGGCTGGGTCATACCATTCAAAGGCAGCACTTAAGTATTAAAGGAGACGATATGGTGGATTTCAGCCAACTTGAAAACGGTGAATATTGGCTGAAAATATATTACGAAGAGAAATTAATCCATGAACAAAGGATCATTTTAAAGAAGTAA
- a CDS encoding HipA family kinase, translated as MVTNPVYPGLRTVQVMRYVMPLREGGSLPALADADDGFSYVLKFKGAGQREKALIAELLGGEIARLLGFNVPELVFTYLDEAFGKSEGDEEIQDLLKGSQGLNLGLHFLSKALTFDPGAGKVDELLASKIVWLDAFITNVDRTFRNTNLLIWNRELWLIDHGASFLFHHSWDNWEKHAISPFPMIKDHVLLPQATRLDDADQEFRSKLNQDVIRTIVQLIPEEWILASRDVEEAEDGRLVYEKFLTMRLENSEVFVKGAKDARETLI; from the coding sequence ATGGTTACAAATCCAGTTTACCCTGGATTAAGAACAGTACAGGTCATGCGCTATGTGATGCCATTGCGAGAAGGTGGCTCATTACCTGCTTTGGCTGATGCTGATGATGGGTTCAGTTATGTGCTTAAATTCAAAGGTGCTGGCCAGCGTGAAAAGGCACTTATCGCCGAATTGTTGGGTGGAGAAATAGCCCGATTGCTTGGATTTAATGTCCCTGAACTGGTTTTTACTTATTTGGATGAAGCTTTTGGAAAATCCGAAGGAGATGAGGAAATCCAGGATTTGCTCAAAGGAAGTCAAGGACTGAATTTGGGATTGCACTTTCTTTCCAAGGCTTTGACTTTTGACCCGGGAGCAGGTAAGGTTGATGAACTTCTTGCATCCAAAATTGTTTGGTTAGATGCATTTATCACCAATGTGGATAGAACCTTTAGAAATACCAATCTTTTGATTTGGAACAGAGAGCTTTGGTTGATTGACCATGGGGCGTCTTTTCTATTTCATCATTCTTGGGACAATTGGGAGAAGCATGCCATAAGCCCATTCCCCATGATCAAAGACCATGTGCTTTTGCCCCAAGCAACCCGATTGGATGATGCCGATCAAGAGTTCAGATCCAAACTAAATCAGGATGTGATCAGAACAATAGTACAACTGATACCTGAGGAATGGATTCTTGCATCAAGGGATGTGGAAGAGGCTGAAGATGGCAGATTGGTCTATGAAAAGTTTTTGACAATGCGCTTAGAAAATTCAGAGGTATTTGTGAAAGGAGCAAAAGATGCAAGGGAAACACTTATATGA
- a CDS encoding DUF3037 domain-containing protein, translated as MQGKHLYEYAVIRAVPRVEREEFVNVGVMVCCKKTNELYCKFLLSIEKVLALDKEADLTLLGAYLLSFRQVCAGEPNGSPISLLDAASRFRWLTAQRSSMIQTSRPHVGFADDLKQVTDDLFDKFVA; from the coding sequence ATGCAAGGGAAACACTTATATGAATACGCTGTCATCCGTGCTGTGCCCAGGGTGGAAAGGGAAGAGTTTGTCAATGTGGGTGTAATGGTCTGCTGCAAAAAAACCAATGAACTTTACTGCAAGTTTTTGTTAAGTATTGAAAAGGTTTTGGCATTGGATAAAGAGGCCGACCTTACTTTGCTTGGAGCTTATTTGCTTTCATTCAGACAAGTGTGTGCCGGTGAGCCAAATGGAAGCCCGATAAGTTTACTCGATGCAGCTTCCCGATTTAGATGGTTGACAGCCCAAAGAAGTTCTATGATTCAGACATCTAGGCCCCATGTAGGTTTTGCTGATGATCTGAAGCAGGTAACTGATGATTTATTTGATAAGTTTGTTGCTTGA
- a CDS encoding response regulator transcription factor → MSDKQKIRVLVVDDEPDIVEILTYNLKKEGYEVEAAEDGIKAVKKAIKFQPDVILLDIMMPQQDGVETCRQIREIPELKNTFIIFLTARSEEYSEVAAFDVGADDYITKPIKPRALMSRIAALFRRESKKEQEFSQIKIKDLTIDRTSYTIDKAGKTITLPKKEFELLYFLAKNPNMVFSRDDLLQNIWGADVFVLARTVDVHIRKVREKIGEDYITTVKGVGYKFELN, encoded by the coding sequence ATGAGTGATAAACAAAAAATAAGGGTTCTTGTCGTGGACGATGAGCCGGACATTGTAGAAATTCTCACCTATAATCTTAAAAAAGAAGGTTATGAGGTAGAAGCTGCTGAAGATGGAATAAAAGCAGTTAAAAAGGCAATCAAATTCCAGCCTGACGTGATTTTACTTGATATTATGATGCCTCAGCAAGATGGGGTAGAAACATGCCGTCAGATTCGTGAAATTCCGGAATTGAAAAACACCTTTATAATTTTTCTAACTGCAAGATCAGAGGAATATTCGGAAGTTGCGGCTTTTGACGTGGGGGCGGATGATTATATCACAAAGCCTATAAAGCCCCGAGCATTGATGAGCAGAATTGCTGCATTGTTCAGAAGGGAATCCAAAAAGGAACAGGAGTTTTCCCAGATAAAAATCAAAGATCTTACCATAGATAGGACCAGCTACACTATAGATAAAGCTGGCAAGACAATAACGCTGCCCAAAAAAGAATTCGAATTGTTGTATTTCCTGGCCAAAAACCCTAATATGGTATTCAGTAGAGATGATCTTTTGCAGAATATCTGGGGAGCTGATGTATTTGTGCTGGCAAGAACTGTCGATGTGCATATCAGAAAAGTCAGGGAAAAGATTGGTGAAGATTATATCACTACTGTAAAAGGAGTGGGTTATAAATTCGAATTGAACTGA
- a CDS encoding ABC transporter permease — protein sequence MVFLKLVWESLRFAMQALKSNLTRTILSLLGVTVGIFSIIAVFTLVDSLEKNIKSSFTFLGSNVITVNRFQFVGGPDYPWWKYFRRPYNTYSEYLFLKDKLRNAEAVSFSASANTIVQAGSNSYKGTNLTGVTYTYQDVYDLPLQSGRFFTEMEINSSRNVAIIGTKIANTLFPSGNVLGKEMKIKGAKFTIIGIFEEEGEGLFEIASKDMAAMIPYGSFTKLYYVGKNGIEPDIAIKGRDDDIGMVAVENELIGALRAKRGLKPTEEENFALNKSEFIMNTIGSIFDVISAAGWVIGGFSILVGGFGIANIMFVSVKERTNIIGIQKSLGAKNYFILFQFLFEAVFLSLIGGVAGILIVFSLTFIQLGSLELILSFKNIVLGLGISSAIGIVSGIVPATLAARLDPVEAIRA from the coding sequence GTGGTCTTTCTAAAATTAGTATGGGAGAGTCTCAGGTTTGCAATGCAGGCTCTCAAATCCAACCTTACCAGGACAATCTTATCCCTTCTTGGGGTTACTGTAGGGATATTTTCAATAATTGCAGTATTTACACTGGTTGATTCATTGGAAAAAAACATCAAATCAAGCTTTACCTTTTTGGGCAGCAACGTAATTACCGTCAACAGATTTCAATTTGTAGGTGGCCCTGATTATCCTTGGTGGAAATATTTCAGGAGACCCTACAATACGTATTCCGAATATTTATTTTTGAAAGATAAACTGCGGAATGCAGAAGCAGTTTCTTTTTCGGCTTCTGCCAATACCATTGTTCAGGCCGGAAGTAATTCCTATAAGGGAACTAACCTGACTGGGGTCACTTATACTTACCAAGACGTTTATGATTTGCCCCTGCAATCGGGTCGTTTTTTCACGGAAATGGAAATCAATTCATCCAGAAATGTCGCCATTATCGGTACCAAAATAGCAAATACGCTGTTCCCCAGTGGAAATGTACTGGGAAAAGAAATGAAAATCAAAGGGGCGAAATTTACCATAATTGGCATATTTGAAGAAGAAGGTGAAGGCCTTTTTGAAATTGCCTCAAAAGATATGGCTGCTATGATTCCATATGGAAGCTTCACAAAGCTTTACTATGTGGGAAAAAACGGGATTGAGCCGGATATTGCCATAAAAGGGAGAGATGATGACATAGGCATGGTTGCCGTTGAAAACGAATTGATCGGTGCATTGCGGGCAAAGCGGGGACTAAAACCGACCGAAGAAGAGAATTTTGCCCTGAACAAATCTGAATTTATCATGAACACCATTGGATCGATTTTCGATGTCATCAGCGCTGCAGGATGGGTAATCGGAGGATTTTCAATTTTGGTTGGTGGCTTTGGAATTGCCAATATCATGTTTGTTTCAGTCAAAGAGAGAACCAATATCATCGGCATTCAAAAATCATTGGGAGCTAAAAATTACTTCATTTTGTTCCAATTTTTGTTTGAAGCAGTCTTTCTGAGTTTGATTGGTGGAGTCGCAGGTATATTGATTGTTTTTTCCCTCACCTTTATTCAATTGGGTTCTTTGGAGCTGATTCTGTCTTTCAAAAACATTGTATTGGGACTTGGTATTTCTTCGGCTATCGGAATAGTTTCAGGTATAGTACCGGCAACCTTAGCGGCAAGGCTTGACCCCGTGGAAGCTATCAGAGCATAA